The Nitrospinota bacterium genome has a window encoding:
- the rplU gene encoding 50S ribosomal protein L21: MFAVIKTGGKQYRVKENDLIDVDLLAGAAGDKVTFDTVLAAGEGDTMEIGAPTLKKKVVATIVAQKKGEKLYIKKFRRRKDSKTRTGHRQKLTSVRITAIKDA; this comes from the coding sequence ATGTTTGCCGTTATAAAGACCGGCGGGAAGCAATACCGCGTGAAAGAAAACGACCTGATAGATGTTGACCTGTTGGCCGGCGCGGCCGGCGACAAGGTGACGTTCGACACCGTGCTGGCCGCGGGCGAAGGGGACACGATGGAAATCGGCGCCCCGACCCTGAAGAAGAAGGTGGTGGCCACCATCGTGGCGCAGAAGAAGGGCGAAAAGCTTTACATCAAGAAGTTCCGCCGCCGCAAGGACAGCAAGACCCGCACCGGTCACCGGCAGAAGCTGACCTCGGTGCGCATCACCGCCATCAAAGACGCTTGA
- a CDS encoding type II secretion system F family protein has protein sequence MPEFIYKFNTKIGEQSGEVVADNLAQAEAMIKKLKITPTSVKEKPKDLLGGMGEAQPTNKDIVIFVRQFATMINAGLPLVQCLDILGSGATNKVFGRAIVDIKARVEQGDTFADALRRHPKIFDSLFCNMVEAGEVGGILDVILLRLAAYIEKAAALKGKVKGAMVYPVSIMVVAVAVVAFLLVFIIPSFATMFSEMGGRKLPAITVSIIFLSDTLINQWYIFIAGPAATIFGLAKWYKTDKGRAVMDRVILKLPVAGILVKKVAVAKFTRTMGTLISSGVPIIEGLNITAKTAGNKVIETAIFEIIDDIKAGKGLAEPLRAQGIFPPMVVQMIDVGEQSGALETMLGKIADFYDQEVDDSVNALTAMLEPMLMVFLAVVVGYVVIAMYMPIFQMGAGAH, from the coding sequence ATGCCCGAATTCATTTATAAGTTCAATACCAAGATCGGCGAACAGTCCGGCGAGGTGGTGGCCGATAATCTGGCGCAGGCCGAGGCGATGATCAAAAAACTCAAGATCACGCCGACCAGCGTCAAGGAGAAGCCGAAAGACCTGCTGGGCGGCATGGGGGAGGCCCAGCCGACGAATAAAGACATCGTCATATTCGTCCGCCAGTTCGCCACCATGATCAACGCCGGCCTGCCGCTGGTGCAATGTCTCGACATCCTCGGTTCCGGAGCGACCAACAAGGTGTTTGGCCGCGCCATCGTGGACATCAAGGCGCGCGTGGAACAGGGCGACACCTTCGCCGACGCGCTGCGCCGGCACCCGAAGATATTCGACTCCCTTTTCTGCAACATGGTGGAAGCGGGCGAAGTGGGCGGTATTCTGGACGTAATCCTGCTGCGCCTCGCGGCGTATATCGAAAAGGCGGCGGCCCTGAAGGGCAAAGTGAAAGGGGCGATGGTCTACCCGGTTTCCATCATGGTGGTCGCGGTTGCCGTCGTCGCATTCCTTCTGGTTTTCATCATCCCCAGTTTCGCCACAATGTTTTCGGAAATGGGGGGCCGCAAACTGCCGGCCATCACCGTTTCCATCATTTTCCTTTCCGACACGCTCATCAATCAATGGTACATTTTTATCGCCGGACCGGCGGCGACGATTTTTGGCCTGGCGAAGTGGTACAAGACCGACAAAGGACGCGCGGTCATGGACCGCGTGATCCTGAAATTGCCGGTCGCCGGCATCCTGGTAAAAAAAGTTGCCGTCGCGAAGTTTACCCGCACCATGGGAACCCTGATTTCCTCCGGCGTTCCCATCATCGAGGGGCTTAACATCACCGCCAAAACCGCCGGCAATAAAGTGATTGAAACCGCGATTTTCGAGATCATCGATGACATCAAGGCGGGCAAAGGGCTGGCCGAACCGTTGCGCGCGCAGGGGATTTTTCCCCCGATGGTGGTGCAGATGATCGACGTCGGCGAGCAGTCCGGCGCGCTCGAAACCATGCTCGGCAAAATAGCCGATTTCTACGATCAGGAAGTGGACGACTCGGTGAATGCGCTCACCGCCATGCTTGAACCGATGCTGATGGTCTTCCTGGCCGTCGTCGTCGGCTATGTGGTCATCGCCATGTACATGCCGATCTTCCAGATGGGCGCGGGCGCCCACTAG
- a CDS encoding zinc-ribbon domain-containing protein: protein MQVTCNSCNKVLSIPDEKIPKGQVFSFNCPACKNKITVNADGAAPVVPMDDTARTAPLGESFSGSSDAPGAMVCHTEPAAFKALLEKLGYRVHTPAHHIEAVNNLRFNDYRMVLVTDSFVNKPAEQANILEHLQNMNMAQRRRIFLVYVADKARSFDPMEAFAKSVNMIVAKEDAAKENFGDALVRGVRDADRFYKIYFEVMESLGKA, encoded by the coding sequence ATGCAAGTTACCTGTAACTCATGCAATAAAGTGTTGAGCATCCCGGACGAAAAAATCCCCAAGGGGCAGGTTTTCAGCTTCAACTGCCCCGCGTGCAAAAACAAAATAACCGTCAACGCCGATGGCGCCGCGCCGGTGGTGCCCATGGATGATACCGCCCGCACCGCGCCCCTGGGGGAAAGCTTCAGCGGCTCTTCCGACGCGCCGGGGGCGATGGTTTGCCACACCGAGCCGGCCGCGTTCAAGGCCCTGCTGGAAAAACTGGGCTACCGGGTGCATACCCCCGCGCACCACATCGAAGCGGTGAACAACCTCCGCTTTAACGATTACCGGATGGTGCTTGTCACCGACAGTTTTGTTAACAAGCCGGCCGAGCAGGCCAATATCCTGGAGCATCTGCAGAATATGAACATGGCGCAGCGGCGCCGTATTTTCCTCGTCTATGTGGCCGACAAGGCGCGGAGCTTCGACCCGATGGAGGCGTTCGCCAAAAGCGTGAACATGATCGTGGCCAAAGAGGATGCCGCGAAGGAGAACTTCGGCGATGCGCTTGTCCGCGGCGTCCGCGACGCCGACCGCTTTTACAAAATTTATTTTGAAGTTATGGAAAGTTTGGGGAAAGCATGA
- the rpmA gene encoding 50S ribosomal protein L27 — protein sequence MAHKKGQGSTSNGRDSIGRRLGLKTAGGSTVQPGNIILRQRGTKIYPGQNVGMGVDHTLFALATGIVTFKHKGRDRKYVHVLPPATA from the coding sequence ATGGCACATAAAAAGGGACAAGGCAGCACTTCAAACGGCCGCGACAGTATTGGCCGCCGCTTAGGCTTGAAAACGGCGGGCGGCAGCACCGTTCAGCCGGGGAACATCATCCTCCGCCAACGCGGCACCAAGATATATCCGGGCCAGAACGTCGGCATGGGCGTTGACCACACCCTGTTCGCGCTCGCCACGGGCATCGTTACTTTCAAGCACAAGGGGCGCGACCGGAAGTACGTTCACGTGCTCCCGCCTGCAACCGCTTAA
- a CDS encoding cyclic nucleotide-binding domain-containing protein — protein sequence MANKIKTPIIERFSDGQVIITEGVVSTKAYIIQKGKVRISKKIDSKSVTVVTLAEGDIFGEMGLFQETVRYATAIAMGEVEVGVIDKKRFDELMHHAPDELKVIMNAVIDRLRITTDKLTILGLQWEKTRKAMEAISTKEKQL from the coding sequence ATGGCCAACAAGATAAAAACGCCGATTATTGAACGGTTTTCCGATGGACAGGTGATCATTACCGAAGGGGTCGTCAGCACCAAGGCGTACATTATCCAAAAGGGAAAGGTGCGCATCAGCAAAAAAATCGACAGTAAATCCGTGACCGTGGTTACCCTGGCGGAGGGGGATATTTTCGGCGAAATGGGCCTCTTTCAGGAAACCGTCCGCTATGCGACCGCTATCGCCATGGGCGAGGTGGAAGTGGGCGTCATCGATAAAAAGCGTTTCGACGAACTCATGCACCACGCCCCCGATGAACTGAAGGTGATCATGAATGCGGTGATCGACCGTCTGCGGATCACCACCGACAAGCTGACGATACTCGGCCTGCAGTGGGAAAAGACGCGCAAGGCCATGGAAGCCATCTCCACCAAAGAAAAGCAGTTGTAA
- a CDS encoding PilT/PilU family type 4a pilus ATPase, which produces MRQADLDYILSTMLEAFSNTSDLNMTVGKPLQVENSGELTEVAIIPKIPKLTPYQTEMMALALINSDRRLTEFLIREGSCDSSYQIPGKARFRVNIFQQRGTYSMVLRKLATRIATIEELKLPVICNEIPKEKNGIVFVTGATGSGKSTTLAAMLDGVNQSRAVHVVTLEDPVEFVHPHKKATFNQRELGSDFDAFATGLRAALRQAPKVILVGEMRDRETVEIGMSAAETGHLVMSTLHTVDAGQTISRIIGMFDKDEEKLIRIRLAETVRWIIGQRLVPKIGGGRVAILEIMGNSLRTKDTILNGESEGKTFYEIIAASEAFGWRTFDLSLIQAFKAGEITEETAVAYASRKAIVMRGVDMVKSSRGEKTTDIDSLAIDEGYGKDDDPSARPRKKK; this is translated from the coding sequence ATTAGACAGGCTGATCTCGATTACATCCTTTCCACCATGCTTGAGGCTTTTTCCAACACTTCCGACCTCAACATGACGGTGGGCAAACCGTTGCAGGTGGAAAACTCCGGCGAACTGACCGAAGTGGCGATCATCCCCAAGATACCGAAGCTCACGCCGTATCAGACCGAGATGATGGCCCTCGCGCTGATCAACAGCGACCGGCGGCTCACCGAGTTCCTCATACGCGAGGGGTCGTGCGACTCGTCGTACCAGATACCGGGCAAGGCCCGTTTCCGCGTGAACATATTCCAGCAGCGCGGCACCTATTCCATGGTGTTGCGCAAACTGGCCACCCGCATCGCCACCATCGAGGAACTGAAGCTTCCCGTCATTTGCAACGAGATACCCAAAGAGAAGAACGGCATCGTTTTCGTCACCGGCGCGACCGGGAGCGGTAAATCGACCACATTGGCCGCCATGCTGGACGGAGTGAACCAGTCCCGCGCCGTACATGTGGTGACGCTGGAAGACCCGGTGGAATTTGTCCATCCGCACAAAAAAGCGACATTCAACCAGCGTGAGCTTGGCTCTGATTTTGATGCGTTCGCCACCGGCCTGCGCGCCGCGTTGCGGCAGGCCCCGAAGGTCATCCTGGTGGGTGAAATGCGCGACCGCGAGACCGTCGAGATCGGCATGTCCGCGGCCGAAACCGGCCATCTGGTGATGAGCACCCTGCACACCGTCGACGCCGGGCAGACCATCAGCCGCATCATCGGCATGTTCGACAAGGACGAGGAAAAGCTGATACGCATCCGTCTGGCCGAGACGGTGCGGTGGATCATCGGGCAGCGGCTGGTGCCGAAGATCGGCGGCGGGCGCGTGGCCATCCTCGAAATCATGGGGAATTCGCTACGCACCAAGGACACCATCCTCAACGGCGAGAGCGAGGGGAAGACGTTTTACGAGATCATCGCCGCCTCCGAGGCGTTCGGCTGGCGCACCTTCGACCTGAGCCTCATCCAGGCTTTCAAGGCCGGCGAGATAACCGAAGAAACGGCGGTTGCCTACGCCAGCCGCAAGGCCATCGTTATGCGCGGGGTGGATATGGTGAAGTCTTCGCGCGGCGAAAAGACCACCGACATCGACTCGCTCGCCATCGACGAAGGTTACGGCAAAGATGATGACCCAAGCGCCCGGCCGCGGAAAAAGAAGTAA